Proteins encoded together in one Falco peregrinus isolate bFalPer1 chromosome 2, bFalPer1.pri, whole genome shotgun sequence window:
- the CASP3 gene encoding caspase-3, with protein MADTGDGPRLGKDLTDAKSIPGSKGKNLPASKLMDSGILPDYSYRMDYPEMGECVIINNKNFHRDTGLLPRLGTDADAASVREVFMKLGYKVKVNNDLSCNDISKLLKNVSEEDHSKRSSFVCVLLSHGEEGFIYGTDGLLELRALTRLFRGDRCRSLAGKPKLFFIQACRGTELDSGIFADSGSEETVCQKIPVEADFVYAYSTAPGYYSWRNSAEGSWFIQSVCEVLKEHGRKLELMQILTRVNRRVAEYVSCSTRQDFNAKKQIPCIVSTLTKEFYFPC; from the exons ATGGCAGACACAGGAGATGGACCACGTTTGGGGAAAGATCTGACAGATGCAAAATCTATTCCTGGTTCCAAAGG AAAGAACCTGCCTGCTAGCAAGTTGATGGACTCTGGAATTCTGCCAGACTACAGTTACAGAATGGATTATCCAGAGATGGGAGAATGTGTGATAATAAACAATAAGAACTTCCACAGAGACACTG GGCTGTTGCCCCGTTTGGGTACAGATGCGGATGCTGCAAGTGTCAGAGAAGTTTTTATGAAGTTGGGATATAAAGTAAAGGTCAACAATGATCTTTCATGCAATGACATTTCTAAACTACTGAAAAACG tttcTGAAGAAGATCACAGCAAGCGAAgcagttttgtttgtgtgttgcTAAGCCATGGTGAGGAAGGATTCATCTATGGTACAGATGGTCTTCTTGAACTGAGAGCGCTAACAAGACTTTTCAGAGGTGACAGGTGCAGAAGTTTAGCCGGAAAACCCAAGCTCTTTTTCATTCAG GCTTGTAGAGGGACAGAATTGGATTCTGGTATTTTCGCAGACAGTGGATCAGAAGAAACAGTGTGTCAAAAAATACCTGTAGAAGCAGATTTCGTGTATGCATATTCTACAGCTCCAG gctaTTACTCCTGGAGGAATTCAGCTGAAGGCTCCTGGTTTATTCAGTCAGTGTGTGAAGTGCTGAAGGAACATGGAAGGAAACTTGAACTCATGCAGATTCTAACTCGTGTAAATCGCCGAGTGGCAGAGTATGTGTCCTGCTCAACTCGGCAAGATTTTAATGCAAAGAAACAGATTCCATGCATTGTCTCTACACTCACCAAAGAATTTTACTTCCCTTGTTAA